AGAGAAAAATATCTTTCTAGGATTGTAATTTGTAAATATCTTTCTAGACAAAAGAAATGGAGCAAATACATTGTCAAAAAATAAGCGTGTACTTTAAAAGGGATAGGCTACGAAAAAACTCATCCATTTAGTCCGTAATCAATGTAAAACGCTATCTTATGTTGTAATTCCAAAAATGAAAACCTTCCCCTCTATAGCTATAATTTTGTATACGTGCTAATGAAACCAAATGCACTGATTGTATAGATTACAAGTGTTTTCATGTATCTTCCAAAGTCCAAATACCGCAATCCTGCTTGAAAATATATAAAGGATGTGACTTTAAATATGAGCAGAGAAAATTGATATTTTGTTTggtcaaatttttattttatagtaAACACTTATTCTAGTAATAACTTCAATTCAAGGAAGAAGCCCAAGAAACAAATCAAGTGAAATGATTACATGTGCAATCTTGGTGACCTAGTGCCCAAAATCAGGACCTATGTTTCGATGTCATCAGAATACACCAGCAATGAATTAACAGATACTTGAATGATTGCCAATACTGGCAGTACCTCCAAAACACCAGCAATGGAACACCATCCCTCCACATGGTACTtctaaaatcaatcaaaatgcCTCGCACTGCATCTGTTCGAAGATGTTCTAATTTTTCATTGATATATGGATGACAGAGCTAGATATGTCAAGAGGAACATGAGAGTTACTTATAGTCCGGTGGAGCGGTCGGCATACTCTTGAACTAATGCCCCAAATAGAGATGGTCTCTGAAGCAAGTTGGAGGGCTTATCGAATTCTTTCACTAGCCCTATAACAAACAGAACAAGACAAGAACTTAAGGGGCGTTTGGAAGAgactatataaatatattttgacataagcgcttaataCTAAGGTCAAAACACCATAGTACGTGATGATTATTCATGCAAAGATAATACCATACCTGCATCTATGACTAAAACTCTATCACAGTCCATGACTGTGGGTATTCTGTGAGCAATGCTGATGATGGTACAGGCTGCAAAGTCCTCTCTAATGATCTTTTGAATTATGCCATCGGTTTGAGAATCAACAGAAGCAGTTGCCTCATCCATAAACAAGAGCCGGCTTCGCTTAAGCATAACTCGCCCAAGACAAAGCAACTGTCTCTGCCCCACACTCCAGTTCTCTCCATTATCCACCACTACAAGGTTTAAGCAACATTCTCATTAGTAAAAAGAGATCAAATTCATATAGCTAGATCAGAGAAAAATGGTAAAAACCTTTACCTAAAGAGTCAAGTTTTTCAGGCTTAGCAGCCACCACCTCTTTTAGTTGACAGCGTTCCAAGCTCTAAAGCAATAAAAAAAAGCTATTAGTCCGTAAATTAATGCTCCATAAAGATTGAATTGGTGTATTATTTACCTTCCACATCTCATCGTCTGTATACTGTCCAGTTGGATCAATGTTGCTTCTCACAGTTCCTTCAAAGAGGACAGGCTCTTGAGGAATGATACCGAACCGAGATCTGAGATCATGAAGCCCCAAGacggatatgtcaataccatcAATTATTACTTTGCCTCCTGAAGGTTCCACCAGCCTGAACAGAACTTGGATTAAAGTTGATTTTCCGCTCCCAGTTCGACCAACAACACCAATCTTTTCTCCTCCAGTAATGCTCAAAGTAATGCCTTTAAGAATCAGAGGAGTGTTTGGACGATATCTGACCTGTTTAACCAGAAGCTCAATTCATTACAACAGGGAAACAATAATATTGCTTAAGGAAAATTAATAATGAATAACTCGACATTGAGAACTGTGCCTAGGATAGTTGCTTAAACAAATGGCCTAAACAGAAAGGCAAGAACCACATGGATACTAGAATGTAGAATATTCAATGTCATCACAACCGcgtgtttggaaatccttctattgttgattctaaagtcatgactcataatcaattctaggGAGAAGCATTCATGAGTAGTTTCTAGGTGCCAGAACTGTTTCTTAGGAAAAATAAACTGATCCAAGCATGCTAGTAATCAATTTGGTTATACTCGTTACTCAAGTTACCTCCAAGCCTTTGATATCTACATTGCCTTGATCTGGCCAATATGGAGGAGGCAGACGATCCTTGATATTCCATGTTGGTTCAGATGGAATCTTTGTAAACTGCTTTATCCTCTCAACAGACACCATTTTGTTTTCGAGGATACAGCTGAAGTATACAGCCCAGAACAAGACAGCATTTAAGCCCAACCCGTAAGAGAGGGATAAACCAACATTTTCTACATCAAGCAGCACAAACCAGTCAGTTTatcatgtcaaaaaaaaaattgacaacaaTTTTAATAGCACTGGTTAACAGAATAAGCTACTCAGTGTTATCCAAGATAAGGCCTATACTCAACAGAACAAGTGTGCAAAGTGTACCTAATTTATAAGAAGATAGACacaataataataactaagtaATTGAACAGATGATAGACAACTTCAGAATCTTTGGTGTAAACTTACCTGGTTTAATGATATTGCTTGGTAAGATAATCATGAACATAGTAGAAATGCAAAAGACAAGGCTCCCAAGCAATTCTAAGCGTAACCCCAGCCACTCATTGGAACTATAGTTGTGGAAATCCATTCGTAAATTAGCATTCACCCGATTGAGATTTTCTTCACAAAACTGTTTTTGCTTTCTAAATGCACGGATTGTCATGACCCCCGCAATGCTTTCAGAGAAGTGATTGATAACAGGTGCTTTGGTAATTGAATCCAGGCGAGTTAGTTCACGAGACGAAGCAAGAAAGTAACCCTGAAAAACCAGAGAGGAGAAAGGAAACAAGGACATTGTTAAGACAAAGTACGGTAGATATATTGAATTGTGAAGAATTCATAGTCTTGTAACTACAGATTTTATCAAATATGAGAGCTTTATGTTTGTTGTTCTCTAGATTATGTGTACCTAAGAAATCAACTGTGCCACAGCCATTCAAATTACTACCATCTTTGAACTAAAACTCCATAAATAActtcaaaatatgataagttATAGAATAAGCCCATTTGTGGCAACTAAAACAGGTAAAGCAATTGAGGCACAGGGTAATCATATTCTTACCCGGTACCATATATTCAACCAAACAAGAGGAATTAACAAGAACACTGTTGGCCAAGAATTTTGACATGTGATGATTAAGATGCCGAGCACTGTAATGTACATGGCAGTAACAAGGTTGATGAACATGGGGAGAACGATATCAACATTGGTCTGATCAGCAGATGCCTGTAAAATTGAAACGAAGAAAAACAAGTCATCATAAGTGTTTGCTTAACATGTGAAATGTAAGAGTTTATATCAAATATCAATATGGATTAGATTCTTGCATTACATAGCATACTTGGGCACTAAAATTCTTACCCTACTTAGAATTCTCCCAGATGGCGTAGTATCAAAGAAAGACATGGGCGCATGCAATATGCAATTGAGAATTTGTTTGAAGAAAAGTTGTGCAGTCTTTAGCCCCATGAATGTAAAGGAGTAGGATCTGACCACTACCACAATAACCGAAACAAGAGTAATAATTGCGTAGACAGAAATGAACTGGAAGgggttaaacatttgagcacgCTCTTCTGAGGTTTCATATGCCAGCCAATAGTCGCTCGCCATCAAAGTTGCTTGCCATAACAAAGATAGAAACACTAACCCTGTGATACCCCACCACCCAAAAGCCTCAGTGAGGTAGAGTTTGTAGATGTTTAAGCTCACTTTGCCAGTTTCTCGCTCTTCTTCTTTGACGAGTTTAGAACTTTTCTCGTCAGATTCAGGCTGATCAGGAGAATTGCTTTCACTATTGTAAACAGAAGGTGCCTCTGGAGATTTTGTTGGTTTGTTCAAATTTCCACCCGGTGTGGCGGCACCCTGCTCTACCAGCTCCAGGGAGGTCTCATGGGCAGTTACTAGAGCTTGAAAATCCAGTCCGGAGCCTAGTAGGTCATCGTATTTCCCTGATTGGACTATCATACCATCCCTCATCACCTTTAGCAAGCAAATATTAGTATTTGAATACTCTTCACTCCTCAAGTCAAAGCAGAGATTAAAATAGATGAAGCATTAGAGTATGGGTAAAAGAGACTTACCAAAATAAGATCCACGTTATGTAGGAAATCTACTTGATGTGTTACAAGAATAATGGTCTTGTCCTTCAGAGCTCCCCTCACGCATTCCTTGAATAAATCATACATCAATAATTAAAATCTCAGATTTTGCAGCGAAGCAAACAGAATATTTATCTAGATAAGCACAAGATTATGGCTTCAAATGAAATATCCCAAGAACACTCAAGTGTTATCAAGGTTTTGTGTTCAACCCACTCAAACTAGGAAACTCAAATTAGCAACTAGTTAATGAGTACATGTCTAGAAATCCTAcaataattgattctaaagtcagaatcaattgtgGGGAGAAGCTTTTATGTGTACCTTCTGactttcagaattgattctgaagaataataagttgatccaaacatgttattaagCTGAATTCTATATCATTTCTTTTAGAAACAGTTAAAGGGAATCAGTGAAATTAAACACAATATTGACTAGGACTCGATCACTTCAAGAATAACAACCTTAAATATTTCAGAGCCAGTATGAGCATCAACAGCACTGAAGACATCATCAAGAAGATATATATCACAGTCTTGATACACAGCCCTGGCAAGTTGTATACGCTGCTTCTGGCCACCACTTAGGTTGATACCTCGCTCTCCAATCTCTGTCTGATCACCATATTCCATCAATTCCAAATCTTTCTCCAAGCAACACACCTTGATAACTTTATTATACTTGTGTCTTTCCATTGGCAAACCAAAGAGTATGTTTGTTTCAATGGTCCCGTTCTGAATCCAAGATGTTTGTGCAACATAAGCAACACTCCCACAAACCCGAACctgtgacaaaaatatataatcATAACCAAATTCAACTCCAATGCGAACATCCTAAATGGGTGAAATGTGGCTATTAGTATGCTTGGTTCCACGATGAAATGTTTTATAATCAATTCTTATTAGAAACTACTAGTCTTATCTTCTGAGTAGACATGTCTTGGATCCTATACAAATCGTGATACCAAACATGCCTATATAGCTCTGAATTCTCAACCAGAAATCATACCTTTCCTGAAACATTGCGCATCTCCCCGAGAATTGAAGCGAGGAGAGATGACTTTCCTGACCCTACAGTCCCAACAACTGCTGTAAGCTCCCCCTTTTTTATCTCCAAATTGATATTTTTCAAGTCCTCTTGCAGGTTCTCATCATCCCAACAAAAGGTCCCATCTATAACTTCCACTGCAGTTTGTCCACCACATCCTTCCTCTCTCTCAACTGAGTCATTGGACAGTTCTGTACTCAGCATGAACCTATCTAACCTCCCCAGTGATATCGTTGCTTGAGTAAGAGATATCATAGACTGTGGGAACGTCCTTATCGGTTCCTGTATGATCCTGAAGATACTTGTTGCAGTGAAAACCGACCCTGCATCAAGCGGAACACCAAGCAAAATAGCTGTGCCAAACGTGATAGTTGATATCAACAATGGCGCGCTCCACATCAGAACCATGTTTCCACAAATCGAGTACATCAAGTTTGAAAGCCATTGATACTCCGAACTGCGGAAACCCAAGATTCTTCCATTGAAATGTTCCTCCCAAGCCTGAAACTTGATCACACGCATGTAATTGAGCATCTCATTCACAGCTTTCATTCTTGAGTCGCGGTTCTTCATCATGTTGAACTGGAAAGTGTTGTGCCTGCGGGTAGTAACCACCGCGAACGCGAGCACCGCAGAAAGTCCAAGCAACGCGGTAACCACTGAGGGACCAAGACAATTGTACAGCAAAACTAAGCCAATAAAAACTTGAATTGGCATCATCCATATAGAATGCAACTGGAGTATCATATCAGAGAGTTGTTGGGTATCAACTGCCATGTAATTCACAATTGTCCCTACACCATGATCCTGCCGAGAAGAGAATGATAGCAATAACCCCTTTTTATACAAAGCAGGTGTAAGAGTGGATCTTAGAAGCATCCCAAGCTTCTGGGCCTGGAAATTGAAATGGTGAGTGCACATGACTTCTATGAACTTAGCAACAAGAAGAATCAAAACAAGGTAGTATCCTTCATACACAGAGGTTCTCTTCCCTGCAGTGTAATCAACAAAACTCTGAATGAGAACTGGCCCAACATACACCACAGAGAGTTTCACAATAGCAAGTAAAGCAGTGAAGGCTAACTGCTTCCAGAAGCACTTAATCAAAGTGATTACAACTGGGTGCTTCCCCTTGTCTTTTGATTTAGGCCAATTTGATTCAAACAGTGCTATCATCCTCCCAGCTCTATGCTCCCGTGAAATTACTGGAACCTCATCAATCTTCAATGGTGACTTGTACCCTTTAATCAACAAAGGGTTTAACCACATCCAAAACGCCTTGGATAGTACAGAAGCTGAAGCGTAGCCAGTAACCTCGGTTTTGCTCGGAGCATCACCGTACACGTCAGCACCTTCGTCCACAACTGGCTCTGTTTCTTCTGCCGGAACAACAACTCCGGTGGAACCTTGAACCGCcacaaaaagaagaaacagCGAGAGAGGGAGTGAAATGAAAGAAACCACGTCGTCCAGCTTAAAGATGAAACCCACATCTTCATTTACAAAACGGATAACCCCAGAAGCTGAGAACAAGGAAATGAGGATGAAAAACGCAACCCAGTAAACTCTGAGTGACACAGGGTGTTTGAGAGCTTTGAATCTTCTCTCATGGATGATTGAGACAGCAAGTGCTGCATGGGTTTTGGCCTGGATTAACCAAAATATACCATCAACTTGCTTCCATGGCGCTTCGGTGGAACTGGTGAATGCCAGAATGAAGGAAACAGTGTACAGTACTGCGAGAACAATGGTTGCAGTTAAGGTTAGTTTGAACTGTATAGTTGTTGTTGTGGGGAATGATCTGGTATTGGTGATGAGGGGCTTGTTGAGTTCAGTTTGAGAGTTTCCATTGGAAGTGAACCTTTTGAAGAGCTTTGTGATTGCAAAGATGAAGAGAATAAGGAGGAGGAGAACATTGACTGCGGATAACAGAGCTCTCTGGGGACAGGGGGAGAGGAAAATGAAGGTGAGCCATTGAGGGAGAGTTGAGATGAAAGTGTCCCCTGTGGCTTGTTTGACTGGGGATGAACATGAGAAGGAAGTGAgccaagaggaagaggaagaggaagaggaagacatGGCTGTCTATGCAACTTGCAAGTAGCCTCCTCCTCTCTCAACTGAGAATTGAGAAGCCACTTCAGCTACACAAAAGGCTCTCTGCTTTTCCAGATACTGTTCATCTACTTTGTTTCCACCGTCTGGGTGACTGGTTGGAAAGTTTTCAGACACTGATATCGAAGTACTTAAAATCCTGAAAAGGCTAATGATGACACACTTTTAAAAGTATGCTTAGTTTCACTTTTGGACAAAGATCGGTAGAACAAAGATATGATGGTATGAGTGATACGCATAAGTGATCAATTTGATATATAACGTGACTTGATCAAGAAAAGAGATGGAGAGAAAAAACGTGTGGTTAGTAGTGTATGTACTATATAAAATGTAATggtttataaataattattcttCATTTTTAGGTGAATTCAATTGTAAtaatgtaattaaatttgaaagaATTCATTTGTGAGGGCAGATAATAGATAAAAATACCAATAAGGGTTTATCGCAGCAGCAGTCATAATAGTGATTGTTTAAACTCTTCAATTGAGGATTTGAATCTCAAAATCCGCATTCTTGAGTCTTAAGGAGATCTTTGATCTTCGACGTACCCGAGTCATAATTACAAGAGCAATttaacaaaataattaaaacgatataaatttattaaaatggaCACATTTAAGATCTAAGAAAATTCAATTTTATCttccaaattaaataattaatttcatatgGTAAGAATTAAATTCAATAATAAAATAtctattaaatttataaaatttcattttattctttcaactaatttattttaattggaTAACTAATTAatctatattatttttttactaaaatGAACAAACTTGAAATGTTATAaagtttaaattattttttcaatttacaTACTAAATTAATATTgtataaatttaataataataaatttaataaatttcaaaacatcaatttattattttaatacatttttattttaattaggtCATGCCCCGATATGTAAATTCGCACTTAAAGGATTATATGCACTAAGTGCACTTAAAAGATTAAAAATTATGTACTTTTTTAGAGGAGAGACTCATTTTGTAAACACCTAAATTAAATAAAGGAAATGCTTGCTCACACGAGAAGTTTCACAAACGACCTCATAAAACTTTTTCAcatgttttttatttggtttttttGTTGACAAAAGGAACAAATAGACGCAGGGAAAAAAGCAAAACAAACTATCCTAGAACATCCATGTACAACATTGGAATCACAAGTGAAGGTGGAACCTTCCAAAATACGCGGAGGAGCATGCATCTGAGAGGCAAACTTTGCTAGAGCATTTGTCACACTATTTCGCGCGCGAGAAATGCAAATAAACGCAACACTCCGCTCCCAAGCCAACATCGCTTGAATAGCATCAATAATATGTTGGTGCCAAAATGCATTCGTATCACGGTTCTGACCCCAACACATCAGTTATCTCCATGTTATCCACGTTGCACACAATGTTCCGAATGCCAGACTCCCAAACATACTTCAAACCATCCTGACCCTAGGAAGCTCTGCTGCAAAAGCACTCCCTACACCGTACAATTTCGTGAAGCCAAGGACCTAGTGTCTCGTCTGGTCTAAAATCATACCACCACTACCCAGTGTTCCGTTTTGGTTTGGATTTATGCTATTctgttttatttcaattttctaAAAAAACATATTGTTATAAATTTTACAAGGTCTTGCTTGAGTCGTGTGTCTATTACTCACTCATTTGATGAGCTAAGGAAAATGAAGGGCATTGAAGGGAGGGTTCAAGTCCAAACCATGTGaagaaactaatttactaacaattaacaaactaatatttgagtttaaaaaaaaaaacaactaatatttttttattaaaaaaaatcactcaTGTGATATAACACCACTCATTAAATAATATCGACATCCTCATCGATTGTATATAATCAAAAAGTTACATTTTATTTTCCTCACTATCATTTAtcaatttttgtaattttttttttgaaagtgtcaATTTTTGTATCCTTTTTCGAAATTGGGTTTCATTCAAAGAGAAGAAGCCACAGAGGCAAAAACATCATCCTGGATGAGAGAGGAAACCTCCAACGGAGCCTCTTCAATCCAAAACAAACAGCCTAAACGAAAAGCAAGTTTTGCCAACGCGTCGGCAACAGAATTGCCGGTCCTACGAACGAAAGTAAAAGTAAAAACATCAAAACTACAAAGCAGTAAACGACAATCCTTAACAACTGTTTCCAAATGGGAGAAGCCACCCTCTCTACGTTCCCAATAGTTGTATAGCACCAAGCAATCCGTCTCAACCCAGATGCGGCGAAACCCCAATTCCTTTGCCAACCCCAAGGCCCAGCGCAAAGCAAGTGCTTCTGCCAAAACCGATGAAAGAACCGGGCCCATGGTCGATGTAGCAGCAGCCAAGACCTCCCCCTCCTTGTTCCTTGCTATAAACCCGAACCCAGCCTCATGAGATTGCAGCAATGAAGCATCAAAGTTCACTTTAAAAATTCCTGCAGCTGGTCGACGCCATGAAGAAACATGCTCGCGGCCATGGCGGTGAGGAGCAGTTAACTGGTTGCTCGACGGGCGAAGGCTAGACGCTCGCAACAGGATCTGATCAACAGAGCTTTGCTTCGCGCTGAAGAGAAGATCATTACGTGTCTGCCACACTGAATATAAGA
This is a stretch of genomic DNA from Lotus japonicus ecotype B-129 chromosome 1, LjGifu_v1.2. It encodes these proteins:
- the LOC130731110 gene encoding ABC transporter C family member 4 — its product is MSSSSSSSSSWLTSFSCSSPVKQATGDTFISTLPQWLTFIFLSPCPQRALLSAVNVLLLLILFIFAITKLFKRFTSNGNSQTELNKPLITNTRSFPTTTTIQFKLTLTATIVLAVLYTVSFILAFTSSTEAPWKQVDGIFWLIQAKTHAALAVSIIHERRFKALKHPVSLRVYWVAFFILISLFSASGVIRFVNEDVGFIFKLDDVVSFISLPLSLFLLFVAVQGSTGVVVPAEETEPVVDEGADVYGDAPSKTEVTGYASASVLSKAFWMWLNPLLIKGYKSPLKIDEVPVISREHRAGRMIALFESNWPKSKDKGKHPVVITLIKCFWKQLAFTALLAIVKLSVVYVGPVLIQSFVDYTAGKRTSVYEGYYLVLILLVAKFIEVMCTHHFNFQAQKLGMLLRSTLTPALYKKGLLLSFSSRQDHGVGTIVNYMAVDTQQLSDMILQLHSIWMMPIQVFIGLVLLYNCLGPSVVTALLGLSAVLAFAVVTTRRHNTFQFNMMKNRDSRMKAVNEMLNYMRVIKFQAWEEHFNGRILGFRSSEYQWLSNLMYSICGNMVLMWSAPLLISTITFGTAILLGVPLDAGSVFTATSIFRIIQEPIRTFPQSMISLTQATISLGRLDRFMLSTELSNDSVEREEGCGGQTAVEVIDGTFCWDDENLQEDLKNINLEIKKGELTAVVGTVGSGKSSLLASILGEMRNVSGKVRVCGSVAYVAQTSWIQNGTIETNILFGLPMERHKYNKVIKVCCLEKDLELMEYGDQTEIGERGINLSGGQKQRIQLARAVYQDCDIYLLDDVFSAVDAHTGSEIFKECVRGALKDKTIILVTHQVDFLHNVDLILVMRDGMIVQSGKYDDLLGSGLDFQALVTAHETSLELVEQGAATPGGNLNKPTKSPEAPSVYNSESNSPDQPESDEKSSKLVKEEERETGKVSLNIYKLYLTEAFGWWGITGLVFLSLLWQATLMASDYWLAYETSEERAQMFNPFQFISVYAIITLVSVIVVVVRSYSFTFMGLKTAQLFFKQILNCILHAPMSFFDTTPSGRILSRASADQTNVDIVLPMFINLVTAMYITVLGILIITCQNSWPTVFLLIPLVWLNIWYRGYFLASSRELTRLDSITKAPVINHFSESIAGVMTIRAFRKQKQFCEENLNRVNANLRMDFHNYSSNEWLGLRLELLGSLVFCISTMFMIILPSNIIKPENVGLSLSYGLGLNAVLFWAVYFSCILENKMVSVERIKQFTKIPSEPTWNIKDRLPPPYWPDQGNVDIKGLEVRYRPNTPLILKGITLSITGGEKIGVVGRTGSGKSTLIQVLFRLVEPSGGKVIIDGIDISVLGLHDLRSRFGIIPQEPVLFEGTVRSNIDPTGQYTDDEMWKSLERCQLKEVVAAKPEKLDSLVVDNGENWSVGQRQLLCLGRVMLKRSRLLFMDEATASVDSQTDGIIQKIIREDFAACTIISIAHRIPTVMDCDRVLVIDAGLVKEFDKPSNLLQRPSLFGALVQEYADRSTGL